The Staphylococcus simiae genome includes the window GTTGTATCATCTATATCGATATTGATTAAAGTATCTTTTAATTGATATTTAAGTTTAATTGTTAACATTTAGTCGACCTCCTTATACTTATCTCGATTTAATAAATTAATCGTTGAGATAACTACAACAGAGAATGCAACTAATACTAATACCCATAACCATGCTTCGTTTTCTCTACCTTGTTCTACTAAGAAGTAAATTTCTAAAGGTAACGTATTCGTTTTATTAGGAATGTAACCTGCCACCATTAAGGTAGCACCAAATTCACCAAGTGCACGTGCAAAACTCATCATAATACCAGCTAGAATTGAACGCTTGGCAAGTGGTAATACGAGCTTAAAAAATATTTTCAGCTCACTAGCGCCCATTGTTCTTGCGGTATTAAGCATTTTAGTATCGATGCTACGAAATCCTTGCACTGTATGTTGATACATTAATGGAAAACTAACAATGACAGATGCAATAACTGCACCTGTCAAAGTGAACACTACGGGTAAGTGTAAAATATTAGCAAAGAATTGCCCTACTACACTTCTTGGTGAGAATACAATAAGTAATATAAACCCAAGGACTGTCGGTGGTAGGACAATTGGTAATATCAATATACTTTCAAGAACTTTAACCCAATGCCCTTTACGATGATACAACCATTTAGAGATGATAATGCCAATGATAGTAACAATAATTGTACTAATGACTGCGACACGTATCGATATCCAAAAGGATGTTAAGTCAGGCATGGATTACAACTCCTTACGCTGCGAAATGATAATCTTTTAAGATTTTTTTAGCTTTTTCTGATTTTAAGAAATCCATCCATTCTTTAGCTAATTTCTTATCAGATGTAGCTCCTGCTTCATAAGTGATTGGTTTTTTAAGTTCTACTTGTTTAATTTCTTTTACAGAATCAATTTTTTTGTTTTGTTTGTATAAATCAGTTTTATAAACGAAACCTGCTTGAGCATTTCCTTTTTCAACATAATTTAATACTTGTTTAACATCTTTAGCATAAACAATTTTATTTTTTACAGAATCATAAAGATTATTATCTTCTAAATATTGTTTAGCATATTTACCAGCTGGTACAGTTTTTTCTTCACCAAGCGCTAATTTTTCGTTACCTTTTAAATCTTTAACAGATTTCAAATCAGCATTTTTATCTCCAATTAATACTAAGCTGTTTTTTGCATATTTGTATGTATCATGTGCTTTGTCTTTATCTTTCAAAGCATCAACATCTTTAGTGTTTGCTGACATGAATACATCTACAGATGCACCGGATTCAATTTGTTTTTTCAATGCACCAGAACCACCATAGTTGAATTTAATATCAACATTTTTGTGATCTTTTTTGAATTCTTTTTCAAGTTCTTTCGTTACATCTGTTAAGCTAGCTGCTGCAGAAATTTGCATTTCTTGTTTTTTACCATTATCAGATGATTCTTTTTTACTATCCTTACTGTCATTTGAACTAGAACAACCTGCAAGAACGATACATAATGCCATCACTAAAGCTAAAATATGTTTCATTTTCATTATGTGTACAACCACCATTTTTAAATTTATTACAATTTTAATTATACACTTATTACAAATTTTTAAAAGATGTGTGTGAATTTTTGAACAATATTCGAATAACTGACACATTTTTTATATTGTTGCTAATTGTGTTCAACATTTTTTATTGATCAAGTTTAATGAGTGATTTTTTTCAATCTTTTGCAATTATTAACTGGTCAATATAATTTTATTTAGGCAAATATATTAAAATTGTTTGTAAATTAGTATATTATATATATTATGCTATTTTTTAAAGGAGTATTATCATGAATGAAGATGTATCTACAGGGCAACCTATCGTTAGGTATGAAAACGGTGAATTATATGAAACTACAGATCAATATGTCACTGAATTTCCATTAACAATTATGGTTAATGGTGAAGAATTTGCCACTGTCATCTGTAGTCCAACAAATCTTGAAGAGTTGGTAATTGGTTTTTTAGCATCTGAGGGCGCAATTTTAAAAAGAGATGAACTAAAATCAGTCATGATTGATGATAGTAAAGGATTTGCTCATGTTGAGTTAACTAAAGCATTGGGAGATCGTTTTGAATACTCTACAAAACGTATGATTGCTTCTTGTTGTGGTAAAAGTCGTGAATTCTATTTTCAAAACGATGCTGCAGTTGCCAAAACATCTATGTCAAAAATCAAGTTAAATCCAACTCAAATATTTAATATGATGACTCGCTTACGAACTGCAAGTCAACTTTATCAACAAACTGGTGGCTTACATAATGCTGCTATTAGTGATGGCGATAATTTCTTCGAACATCGTCAAGATATAGGTAGACATAATGCCCTAGATAAACTGTATGGCTTTTGTATTCAAAGACATATTCCAGTACGCGATAAAGTTCTTATTTTTAGTGGTCGTATCTCGTCTGAAATTTTAATCAAAGCTGCTAAAATAGGTGTCGGCGTCATTTTATCTAAATCCGCACCGACAACTTTAGCTGTCACTTTAGCAGATGACTTAAATATTACTGCTGTTGGTTTTATTAGAAATGGCGGTTTCAATATTTATAGTCATCCAGAACGTATTGTAGAAGACGAAGACGTCATAGAACAAAATGACGTATCATTAACAAATTTTAAATTTAAATCATAAGAACAGGCGTGAGCCAGAAACAATTTGTTATGCAACAATGTTTTCTGGACCACGCCTTTTATGTTAGCTATTCTTCTGTACGCTCATTTTGTGTCACATCCGTTTTTAATACATGATAAGCAAAGCTTAAGAATACGTATCCTTGTTTTAAGTACATATCTTTAGCAGTATCTTCCCCATCTGCAACTAATATGATGGTTTTGTTACCATGCTTCGTAGCATATTCTCCGATGAACGCTTGAATAGTTGAGCCTATTCCTTGCCTTTGGTAGTCATCTAACACACCAAAACTATCAATTTCTATGGTTGATTCATTTTCAATAAAATCTACTGAAGCTACTGGTAAATCATTTAAATATGCCACTAAACGCGTAATATGGTCATCTGCAAATTGTTGTCTAACACTTTGGCAACTTTCTTCAGCAAATGCTTCACCAAACGGTTGTGCAAAATGATAATGTATCTGCAAATAATCTTCCAATGTTGTTTGATCAACGACTTTGATTTCTACATTATTGTTAACTGGTAATTGTTGCAGTGTTTCACTTTCAATCGCGTATAACTCCATCACTCCTAATTGAAAGCCCTTATTTTTAAACAATGTCATCCATTGTTCATCAAGCAATTCATTTTCCGGGAAATAAAAAGATAAATGATGTGATTGTTGTGCATCATGTAATTGTTGTTGTCTTGCCATATCCGACAGCCATTGAGCTATTGTCGGTGTGCGTTTATAAATCCAAGTATTGCAATAATATTTTAAAGGGAAGGAAGGCATTAAATAAATAACGTAATCATCAGTATCTTCAAAGATTTCTCCTTCACGATATATATCTGTCATCGAAAGTTGTTGCATGTTAACCCCACCTTTATCAATATGTGTACTTAAAACAGCATTTGATTTATGGAGTGGGGTAGACATAATTTTTATAAAATTTATGTCGTAATCCACCCGACAAAACTGACTAAGTTTTTAAAACGTTGATTTATCAACATTTTGAAAACCAGACAGTTACTACTCAATGCTTAATTTTAAGTGTAAAATATTTTTTATCTCAGGCTCACCTAATTAATTGTTTAAACCTAGAATGGTTAAGTATTGCAGTACCAATCAAACTAGCTATAATTGCTTTAATTAAATCTCCGGGCATAAATGTTAATGATAGTAACAACGCTTTAGATAGCGGTATATGTAT containing:
- the modB gene encoding molybdate ABC transporter permease subunit, producing MPDLTSFWISIRVAVISTIIVTIIGIIISKWLYHRKGHWVKVLESILILPIVLPPTVLGFILLIVFSPRSVVGQFFANILHLPVVFTLTGAVIASVIVSFPLMYQHTVQGFRSIDTKMLNTARTMGASELKIFFKLVLPLAKRSILAGIMMSFARALGEFGATLMVAGYIPNKTNTLPLEIYFLVEQGRENEAWLWVLVLVAFSVVVISTINLLNRDKYKEVD
- the modA gene encoding molybdate ABC transporter substrate-binding protein, with the protein product MKMKHILALVMALCIVLAGCSSSNDSKDSKKESSDNGKKQEMQISAAASLTDVTKELEKEFKKDHKNVDIKFNYGGSGALKKQIESGASVDVFMSANTKDVDALKDKDKAHDTYKYAKNSLVLIGDKNADLKSVKDLKGNEKLALGEEKTVPAGKYAKQYLEDNNLYDSVKNKIVYAKDVKQVLNYVEKGNAQAGFVYKTDLYKQNKKIDSVKEIKQVELKKPITYEAGATSDKKLAKEWMDFLKSEKAKKILKDYHFAA
- the fdhD gene encoding formate dehydrogenase accessory sulfurtransferase FdhD, giving the protein MNEDVSTGQPIVRYENGELYETTDQYVTEFPLTIMVNGEEFATVICSPTNLEELVIGFLASEGAILKRDELKSVMIDDSKGFAHVELTKALGDRFEYSTKRMIASCCGKSREFYFQNDAAVAKTSMSKIKLNPTQIFNMMTRLRTASQLYQQTGGLHNAAISDGDNFFEHRQDIGRHNALDKLYGFCIQRHIPVRDKVLIFSGRISSEILIKAAKIGVGVILSKSAPTTLAVTLADDLNITAVGFIRNGGFNIYSHPERIVEDEDVIEQNDVSLTNFKFKS
- a CDS encoding GNAT family N-acetyltransferase, which produces MQQLSMTDIYREGEIFEDTDDYVIYLMPSFPLKYYCNTWIYKRTPTIAQWLSDMARQQQLHDAQQSHHLSFYFPENELLDEQWMTLFKNKGFQLGVMELYAIESETLQQLPVNNNVEIKVVDQTTLEDYLQIHYHFAQPFGEAFAEESCQSVRQQFADDHITRLVAYLNDLPVASVDFIENESTIEIDSFGVLDDYQRQGIGSTIQAFIGEYATKHGNKTIILVADGEDTAKDMYLKQGYVFLSFAYHVLKTDVTQNERTEE